In Deinococcus psychrotolerans, a genomic segment contains:
- a CDS encoding NAD-dependent epimerase/dehydratase family protein, which yields MNFLVLGGTRFVGRQIVLELLGRGHRVSILTRGQTDDDLPPEVERLRGDRDAGDLSALTGRTWDACLDVSGYVPRVVTQSAELLKDAVKRYLFISTVSVYADGQSGPITEDSALAVLEDSKSENIQADYGALKVVCEAQVQRIYGERATTIRPGLVAGPFDHTGRFTYWVLRAESSGAALAPGDGQDITQVIDARDLAAFVAHLLEHHTPGIFNAVGEPITFAAFLAGVSAGVDAHPDWHWISQADQQRLAAGESWPIYSHREPILNIEPVRAKAAGLKLRPLSDTARDTLAWAKQSGVEGTGPSAEREAALLSQLS from the coding sequence ATGAACTTCTTGGTATTGGGCGGCACCCGCTTCGTGGGGCGGCAAATAGTCCTAGAACTCCTCGGGCGTGGCCACCGCGTGAGCATCCTGACGCGCGGGCAAACCGACGACGACCTGCCGCCGGAAGTGGAGCGGCTGCGCGGCGATAGAGACGCGGGCGATTTGAGCGCTCTCACGGGCCGCACCTGGGACGCCTGCTTGGATGTCAGCGGCTACGTGCCCCGCGTGGTGACCCAGAGCGCTGAACTCCTCAAAGACGCCGTGAAACGCTATCTCTTTATTTCCACCGTCAGTGTTTATGCAGACGGACAGAGCGGGCCGATCACCGAAGATTCAGCCTTGGCCGTCTTGGAAGACTCTAAAAGCGAGAACATTCAAGCCGACTACGGAGCGCTCAAAGTGGTCTGTGAAGCGCAAGTGCAGCGGATCTACGGCGAGCGGGCCACCACCATACGCCCCGGATTGGTGGCGGGGCCGTTCGATCACACTGGGCGTTTCACCTACTGGGTGCTGCGGGCGGAGAGCAGCGGGGCAGCGCTGGCTCCCGGCGACGGTCAGGACATCACTCAGGTAATAGACGCCCGCGACTTGGCAGCGTTCGTGGCGCATCTGCTGGAGCACCATACACCGGGCATCTTCAACGCAGTGGGTGAGCCGATAACGTTTGCCGCTTTTCTCGCTGGAGTCTCAGCGGGCGTGGACGCTCATCCCGATTGGCATTGGATTTCGCAGGCCGATCAGCAACGCCTCGCGGCAGGGGAGAGCTGGCCCATCTACTCGCACCGCGAACCTATTCTCAATATCGAGCCTGTGCGGGCCAAAGCGGCGGGCCTCAAGCTGCGCCCCCTCTCCGACACGGCGCGGGACACGCTGGCCTGGGCCAAGCAAAGCGGCGTTGAGGGCACGGGGCCGAGTGCAGAACGGGAAGCGGCATTGCTTTCTCAACTGTCTTGA
- a CDS encoding 2'-5' RNA ligase family protein, whose product MPAPSLPPFFVGITPPPELTARVLAWQAKLEHVITVPHVTLLAPAALPQKRWQSVAAAVAERQTAAPVTLGRVDFFGSRVIFLSVDAPALHELHRNLVSELGQAPGDFALENYHPHLTLALEWRSLNVTWKQAIESAQQEFSDLETQPLAFTASQLVLFGKDRAGQSYTERQRFDLNLT is encoded by the coding sequence ATGCCTGCACCTTCTTTGCCTCCCTTTTTTGTTGGCATCACCCCGCCGCCCGAACTCACGGCCCGTGTACTGGCCTGGCAAGCCAAACTGGAACACGTCATCACCGTGCCGCACGTGACCTTGCTGGCTCCTGCCGCGCTGCCCCAAAAGCGTTGGCAAAGCGTGGCCGCAGCGGTGGCTGAGCGCCAGACCGCCGCGCCCGTCACTCTTGGGCGCGTGGACTTTTTCGGCTCGCGGGTAATTTTTTTGTCGGTGGACGCGCCCGCTTTGCACGAGCTTCACCGCAACCTGGTGAGCGAACTGGGCCAAGCACCCGGCGATTTTGCTTTGGAGAACTACCACCCGCACCTGACTTTGGCGCTGGAGTGGCGCAGCCTCAACGTGACTTGGAAGCAGGCCATCGAAAGCGCTCAGCAGGAGTTCAGCGATCTGGAAACTCAGCCGCTGGCGTTCACGGCTTCTCAGTTGGTGCTGTTTGGCAAAGACCGAGCGGGGCAGTCATATACCGAGCGGCAACGCTTTGACCTCAACCTGACTTGA
- a CDS encoding multidrug DMT transporter, translated as MDNLLKKAGAMTAHLELFQHMLHLRGLLQLAAHMEERGDRVTMVSPDNITLIGAGMESASTVTTTKGAEIESASAYSVLRGLKGHDAPEYAVTREELKALNARAVSELEASDAMRAFGETLGRISGVSTTNAPAANVPAATAPTASTPAPTETTAERPNRTRRGAEETSSEAPAA; from the coding sequence ATGGATAACCTCTTGAAGAAAGCGGGCGCGATGACCGCGCACTTGGAACTGTTTCAGCACATGCTTCATTTGCGCGGCCTGTTGCAACTCGCCGCCCACATGGAGGAGCGCGGCGATAGGGTCACGATGGTCTCGCCCGACAACATCACCTTGATCGGCGCGGGGATGGAGAGCGCCAGCACCGTGACGACCACCAAAGGCGCGGAGATCGAGTCGGCCAGCGCGTACAGCGTGCTGCGCGGCCTTAAGGGTCACGACGCGCCCGAATACGCCGTGACCCGCGAAGAACTCAAAGCCCTCAATGCCCGCGCCGTGTCTGAGCTGGAAGCCAGCGACGCCATGCGGGCTTTTGGCGAAACTTTGGGCCGCATCTCGGGTGTCTCTACGACCAACGCGCCCGCTGCCAACGTTCCTGCGGCCACTGCGCCCACCGCCAGCACCCCCGCGCCGACAGAAACCACCGCCGAGCGCCCCAACCGCACCCGGCGTGGCGCGGAAGAAACCAGCAGCGAAGCGCCCGCCGCTTAA